In Acidobacteriota bacterium, the following proteins share a genomic window:
- a CDS encoding sigma-54-dependent Fis family transcriptional regulator, which translates to MRRVLLVEDDASLRSVMSYHLRKAGYEVTEAPDGERALNAAAERAFDLILTDIRMPQMDGLDLLRQLRTRDLDVPVVMLTAFGTIHDAVEAMRSGACDYLTKPVEKDQLLHAVDRALRLGDLERENRRLREELAGQKPLEAIMGTSPALQEVMTLLRRVGPADVTALITGESGTGKELAARALHALSPRAHAPFVALNCAAVPTDLLESELFGYRKGAFTGASTDHQGKFQQADAGTLFLDEISDMDIRLQAKILRVIQERVIDPLGGTRPSPVDVRLIAATNRDLQTMVAQGKFREDLYYRLNVIRIHLPPLRERGEDALLLLAHYYRHFGGGELTLHPDARQVLRTYGWPGNVREVVNLGQRLAVLHPHQEVRLIMLPDEMVRDAAASPPVESEAGRGLWAMERDAVCQALVSHHWNQAAAARALGIPRHILIYRMKKYNITRP; encoded by the coding sequence ATGAGACGTGTACTTCTGGTTGAAGACGATGCCAGCCTTCGGAGCGTGATGTCCTATCACCTGCGGAAGGCGGGCTATGAGGTGACGGAGGCCCCTGACGGAGAGCGCGCGTTGAACGCAGCCGCCGAGCGGGCTTTCGACCTCATCCTGACCGACATTCGGATGCCTCAGATGGACGGTCTGGACCTGCTTCGGCAGCTTCGGACTCGCGATTTGGACGTGCCCGTCGTGATGCTGACGGCTTTCGGAACCATCCACGATGCGGTTGAAGCCATGCGCTCGGGTGCGTGTGACTACCTGACCAAACCTGTGGAAAAAGACCAGCTGCTTCATGCCGTGGATCGAGCCCTACGGCTGGGAGACCTGGAACGGGAGAATCGCCGTTTGCGGGAGGAGTTGGCCGGGCAGAAACCCTTGGAAGCGATCATGGGAACCAGCCCGGCGCTGCAGGAAGTGATGACCCTCCTGCGGCGGGTCGGGCCCGCGGATGTCACGGCCCTGATCACAGGAGAAAGCGGGACGGGCAAGGAACTCGCCGCACGCGCGCTGCATGCGTTGTCGCCCCGGGCCCACGCCCCCTTCGTTGCGCTCAACTGCGCCGCCGTGCCGACGGATCTTCTGGAAAGCGAGCTGTTCGGTTATCGGAAGGGAGCCTTCACCGGGGCTTCGACGGATCACCAGGGGAAATTCCAGCAGGCTGATGCGGGAACGCTTTTCCTTGACGAGATCAGCGACATGGACATCCGGCTGCAGGCCAAGATCCTGCGCGTGATTCAGGAGCGCGTGATCGACCCGTTGGGAGGCACCAGGCCGTCGCCGGTCGATGTACGCCTCATCGCCGCCACGAATCGTGACCTCCAGACGATGGTGGCGCAGGGAAAGTTCCGCGAGGACCTGTATTACCGGCTCAACGTCATCCGCATCCACCTGCCGCCCCTCAGGGAACGGGGCGAGGACGCTCTGCTTCTCCTGGCGCATTATTATCGACATTTCGGGGGCGGCGAACTGACCCTGCATCCGGACGCGCGTCAGGTGCTGCGGACATACGGCTGGCCTGGCAATGTCCGCGAAGTGGTCAACCTGGGTCAGCGTCTGGCAGTACTGCACCCGCATCAAGAGGTGCGACTGATCATGCTGCCTGACGAAATGGTCAGGGACGCAGCTGCCTCGCCGCCCGTCGAGTCCGAGGCCGGTCGAGGTTTGTGGGCCATGGAACGGGATGCCGTCTGCCAGGCGTTGGTGAGCCACCATTGGAACCAAGCGGCGGCCGCCCGTGCCCTGGGAATCCCTCGGCACATCCTGATCTACCGCATGAAGAAGTACAACATCACACGACCGTGA
- a CDS encoding YHS domain-containing protein: MGGLDAESARPQTRCPVSNKAIGKHFHIDRDGYRIYFCSSACIDKFKKNPQQYLDTLKKQGVTLAKTPPPQSFCPPCGMKVDRTSKYVDVNGYRLYSCGDYCSKKMKDDPDKYIQMIRDKHQEPEPAPIPDKHAPDTPAPNRK, encoded by the coding sequence ATGGGGGGGCTGGATGCGGAGTCCGCCCGGCCGCAAACTCGATGTCCCGTCTCAAACAAAGCCATCGGCAAGCATTTTCATATCGACCGGGACGGCTACCGGATCTACTTCTGCAGCTCGGCCTGCATCGATAAATTCAAGAAGAATCCTCAACAGTATCTCGACACTTTGAAAAAGCAAGGGGTGACCCTGGCCAAGACCCCGCCCCCGCAGTCGTTCTGTCCGCCATGCGGCATGAAAGTTGATCGCACGAGTAAATATGTGGATGTGAATGGGTATCGGCTCTATTCATGCGGCGACTACTGCTCGAAAAAAATGAAAGACGATCCCGACAAGTACATCCAGATGATCCGGGACAAGCATCAGGAACCGGAGCCCGCGCCGATTCCCGACAAACACGCGCCGGACACTCCGGCTCCAAACAGAAAATAA
- a CDS encoding DUF302 domain-containing protein codes for MPYYFNKTVQMPFPDVVAKVMDGLAAEGFGVLSDIDVKATMKRKLDIEFQNYRILGACNPPFAYRALQIEDKIGTLMPCNVIVQERTPGTVEVAAVNPMVSMQAVDKPELREVAEEVTARLRRVIDRL; via the coding sequence ATGCCCTATTACTTCAACAAGACCGTTCAGATGCCTTTCCCGGATGTCGTCGCCAAGGTCATGGACGGTCTAGCCGCCGAGGGCTTCGGCGTGCTTTCGGACATTGACGTCAAAGCAACCATGAAGCGCAAGCTGGATATCGAATTTCAAAACTATCGGATCCTGGGCGCCTGCAACCCGCCGTTCGCATACCGCGCACTCCAAATCGAGGACAAGATTGGCACCTTGATGCCCTGCAACGTCATCGTGCAGGAGCGAACGCCGGGGACAGTGGAGGTCGCTGCCGTCAATCCGATGGTATCCATGCAGGCAGTGGACAAACCGGAGCTGCGCGAAGTGGCCGAAGAAGTCACTGCCCGTCTTCGGCGGGTGATTGACCGGCTCTGA
- a CDS encoding TetR/AcrR family transcriptional regulator, which yields MTQRMDSKQRKEQLMHHSLEIISRSGLRGLSMAGLARLVGLVPSAIYRHYPNKQLLILAIFEHLREHVFANIKEACASVQDPLERLRIILMQNITLIRHFQAIPRILLSDSVYSGSQECRRMAYDMIRSVQARIAKIIVEGQVHGQIRSELNPHDVAVLFWGIMPPTAILWILSNERFDVNRHVEQAWELFRRAIATR from the coding sequence ATGACCCAGCGTATGGATTCCAAACAAAGAAAAGAGCAGCTCATGCATCATTCGCTGGAAATCATCTCGCGGTCGGGTCTGCGGGGTCTTAGCATGGCGGGGTTGGCCCGGCTTGTCGGGCTGGTCCCGTCGGCGATCTATCGGCACTATCCGAACAAGCAGCTCCTGATTCTGGCAATTTTTGAGCATTTGAGAGAGCATGTGTTCGCCAATATCAAGGAGGCTTGTGCCAGTGTTCAAGATCCGCTAGAGCGTTTGCGGATCATCCTGATGCAGAACATCACGCTGATCCGGCATTTTCAGGCCATTCCGCGCATTCTCCTTTCGGACAGCGTCTATAGCGGCTCTCAGGAATGCCGTCGGATGGCGTACGACATGATCCGATCCGTTCAGGCCAGAATTGCCAAAATCATCGTTGAGGGTCAGGTCCACGGCCAGATCCGCTCAGAATTGAATCCACATGATGTTGCCGTCCTGTTCTGGGGAATCATGCCCCCGACGGCTATTCTGTGGATTCTGAGCAACGAGCGGTTTGATGTGAACCGCCACGTGGAACAAGCCTGGGAGCTGTTCCGTCGGGCGATCGCTACCCGATGA
- a CDS encoding HlyD family efflux transporter periplasmic adaptor subunit: protein MYRHAVTVVALCTLAVWIIVLGGCSSEHSGTVRFSGNLEVTDADVGFKISGRVLERAVSEGDLVTAGQPVARLEDADIRQEVAMRKAELQAARAYLDELEAGSRPEVIAQAEAAVQRAAAWLKELQTGSRPQEIASAEAAVASAAADFERIRQDFERQRALFQKDVISEREFQTYQSSYDMAQARLREAEERLSLIREGPRTEQVEQARAALREAEARQREIRNGPRAETIEQAQARLQQAREALQLSETRLSYTTIVSPLTGVVLTDNIEAGEIVAPGTPVVTVGDLHHVWLRGYVAETDLGRIKVGQAVRVTADTHPDKVYRGRVTFIASEAEFTPRSVQTTKERVKLVYRIKVDIPNPDLELKPGMPADGEIDTAGAGQ, encoded by the coding sequence ATGTATCGCCATGCCGTCACCGTGGTTGCTCTATGCACCCTGGCTGTTTGGATCATTGTGCTCGGAGGTTGTAGCTCGGAACATTCCGGCACAGTCCGCTTTTCAGGCAATCTTGAGGTCACAGACGCGGATGTGGGTTTCAAGATCTCCGGCCGGGTTCTGGAGCGCGCCGTATCGGAGGGGGATCTCGTCACGGCCGGCCAGCCGGTCGCGCGCCTGGAAGACGCCGACATTCGACAGGAGGTGGCCATGCGGAAAGCAGAGCTGCAGGCCGCCAGAGCCTACCTGGATGAGCTGGAGGCCGGCTCCCGGCCTGAGGTCATCGCCCAGGCGGAAGCTGCAGTCCAACGCGCCGCCGCCTGGTTGAAGGAGTTGCAGACCGGCAGCCGTCCGCAGGAGATTGCCTCGGCCGAAGCGGCCGTGGCCAGCGCCGCCGCCGACTTTGAACGGATTCGCCAGGACTTCGAGCGGCAGCGGGCGCTCTTTCAAAAAGACGTGATCTCCGAACGGGAATTTCAGACCTATCAATCGTCATACGACATGGCCCAAGCCCGACTCCGCGAAGCGGAGGAGCGTCTGAGCCTGATTCGGGAGGGGCCGCGCACGGAGCAGGTGGAGCAGGCCCGTGCCGCACTAAGAGAAGCAGAGGCGCGCCAGCGGGAAATTCGCAACGGCCCCCGTGCGGAGACCATCGAGCAGGCGCAGGCCCGGCTGCAGCAGGCGCGCGAGGCGTTGCAGTTGTCCGAAACTCGCCTGAGCTACACCACGATTGTTTCGCCCCTGACCGGAGTTGTGCTGACGGACAACATCGAAGCCGGCGAGATTGTGGCGCCCGGCACACCCGTGGTCACCGTGGGTGACCTGCACCATGTCTGGCTGCGAGGGTACGTCGCTGAGACCGATCTGGGCCGGATCAAGGTGGGGCAGGCGGTGCGCGTCACTGCGGACACGCATCCGGACAAGGTATATCGGGGCCGGGTGACGTTTATCGCCTCCGAAGCCGAATTCACGCCGCGCAGTGTACAAACCACCAAGGAACGGGTGAAATTGGTGTACCGCATCAAGGTCGATATTCCGAATCCTGACCTGGAACTCAAGCCCGGCATGCCGGCGGACGGCGAAATCGACACCGCGGGGGCCGGCCAATGA
- a CDS encoding ABC transporter ATP-binding protein — protein MTETVRASELTRRFNGRTVVNRVNLVVSAGEIYGLVGPDGAGKTTTLRMLAAILNPTSGDAWTAGRHTVREAEAVKERIGYMSQRFGLYPDLTVMENLLFYADIYGVPRQGREQTVDRLLEFSNLNPFRERRAGRLSGGMKQKLALACALVHTPEVLLLDEPTNGVDPVSRRELWRILYLLMREGVAVIVTTAYLDEAERCNRLGLLHKGRLVASGSPQEIKQLMRGQILEVRTSDARRAAERLRRDRPQAVTLFGDRLHVVADARESTAAWIRRNLSAVGIEVMDIRSVEPALEDVFISVLSDSEREQAHDGDRIQ, from the coding sequence ATGACCGAAACCGTGCGCGCCAGCGAGCTGACGCGTCGATTCAACGGTCGGACCGTGGTGAATCGCGTCAACCTGGTGGTGTCGGCCGGCGAAATCTATGGCCTGGTAGGTCCCGACGGAGCGGGTAAAACCACCACCCTGCGGATGCTGGCGGCGATCCTGAATCCCACATCGGGCGACGCCTGGACGGCCGGCCGCCACACTGTGCGCGAAGCCGAGGCGGTGAAAGAACGGATCGGCTACATGAGCCAGCGCTTCGGACTGTATCCGGATCTGACGGTCATGGAAAATTTGTTGTTCTATGCGGATATCTACGGTGTCCCCCGGCAGGGCCGCGAACAGACCGTTGACCGGCTGCTTGAATTCAGCAACCTGAACCCCTTTCGGGAGCGGCGCGCCGGGCGGCTCTCGGGCGGGATGAAACAGAAACTGGCCCTGGCCTGCGCGCTCGTACACACGCCCGAAGTTCTGCTGCTGGACGAACCTACCAACGGGGTCGATCCCGTGTCCCGACGCGAGTTGTGGCGCATCTTGTACCTGCTCATGCGGGAGGGCGTGGCTGTCATTGTCACGACGGCGTATCTGGATGAGGCGGAACGGTGCAACCGGCTGGGGCTCCTGCATAAAGGCAGACTGGTGGCCAGCGGCTCGCCGCAGGAGATCAAACAGCTCATGCGCGGCCAGATCCTGGAAGTCCGCACGTCGGATGCGCGGCGCGCTGCCGAACGGCTGCGGCGGGATCGCCCGCAGGCGGTGACTCTGTTCGGCGACCGCCTGCATGTGGTGGCCGATGCCCGGGAGTCAACCGCAGCCTGGATCAGGCGAAATCTGAGCGCGGTTGGCATTGAGGTAATGGACATTCGATCCGTGGAGCCGGCGCTTGAGGATGTGTTCATTTCGGTATTGTCCGATTCCGAGCGGGAGCAGGCGCACGATGGCGACCGAATCCAATGA
- a CDS encoding ABC transporter ATP-binding protein, with translation MATESNEAAVVVTDLVKRFGAFTAVDRVSFSVRRGEIFGFLGPNGAGKSTTIRMLCGLLRPTAGSGSVAGFDIWTESEQIKSNIGYMSQKFSLYEDLTVEENIDFYSGIYRLAADRKTDRKEWVIRMAGLEEHRRSKTATLSGGWKQRLALGCAILHEPPILFLDEPTSGVDPNSRRRFWELIYDMAGAGVTVFVTTHYMDEAEYCDRVGLIYRGELIANGSPMVLKTKHMPEDVLEIWCDRPQEAMALVERQPGVKEAALFGRAMHAVVHDRELSATAIAQALDGAGFHLERLEPVTPSLEDVFVSLIEARDRRDNGTEAPA, from the coding sequence ATGGCGACCGAATCCAATGAAGCAGCGGTGGTGGTTACCGATCTGGTGAAGCGGTTCGGCGCGTTCACCGCAGTGGACCGGGTCAGCTTTTCCGTGCGCCGGGGGGAGATTTTCGGTTTTCTGGGACCCAACGGCGCCGGTAAATCCACCACGATCCGAATGCTGTGCGGGCTGCTCCGGCCCACCGCCGGCAGCGGCTCCGTCGCCGGTTTCGACATCTGGACGGAATCTGAACAGATTAAATCGAATATCGGGTATATGAGTCAGAAATTCTCGCTGTACGAAGACCTGACTGTGGAGGAGAACATCGACTTCTACAGCGGGATCTACCGGCTGGCCGCCGACCGGAAGACCGACCGAAAAGAATGGGTGATCCGGATGGCGGGACTGGAGGAACACCGCCGGTCGAAGACAGCCACTCTCTCGGGTGGCTGGAAACAGCGCTTGGCACTAGGATGCGCGATTCTGCACGAACCGCCCATCCTGTTCCTCGACGAACCCACCTCCGGCGTGGATCCAAACAGCCGCCGGCGATTCTGGGAGCTCATCTATGACATGGCTGGCGCCGGCGTGACGGTATTCGTCACAACTCATTACATGGACGAAGCCGAATACTGCGACCGGGTGGGATTGATCTACCGGGGCGAGCTGATAGCCAACGGCTCGCCCATGGTTTTGAAGACGAAACACATGCCGGAGGACGTTTTGGAAATCTGGTGCGATCGGCCGCAGGAAGCCATGGCGTTGGTGGAACGCCAGCCCGGAGTCAAGGAAGCGGCCCTCTTCGGGCGGGCGATGCACGCCGTGGTTCATGATCGCGAGCTCTCCGCGACCGCCATCGCCCAGGCATTGGATGGCGCCGGCTTCCACCTGGAGCGTTTGGAACCGGTCACACCGTCGCTGGAGGATGTGTTCGTGTCCCTCATCGAGGCGCGGGACCGGCGCGACAACGGAACGGAGGCGCCGGCATGA
- a CDS encoding ABC transporter permease has protein sequence MNLRRLWAMARKEFIHIFRDFRSLGMAIALPMFMLLLFGYALTLDLDRVPFLVWDQHPSPASRNLVSAFTGSRYFKLTGSIRHYEEAVIAIDERRAQFALVIPTDFSERLEAGRTAPIQILLDGSDANTATLVLGYAEAVVQAASGRIAVEATPRKGISLRLPRLEMRPRIWFNEDMESRNFIIPGLIAVILSILAALLTSLTVAREWETGTMEQLISTPVKRIEIILGKLIPYFVIGMFDVMLAVVLGKYLFQVPVRGRIELIFGSAALFLAGALGVGVLISVITRAQLLSSQLAMIVTYLPALMLSGFVFAIRNMPEPLQWITYVVPARYFVSLLKGIFLKGLRVENLFVELSLLAVFALAMLTLSTICLRKRLD, from the coding sequence ATGAACCTCCGCCGTCTCTGGGCGATGGCCCGGAAAGAGTTCATCCATATTTTCCGCGATTTTCGCAGTCTGGGAATGGCGATCGCACTTCCCATGTTTATGCTGTTGCTGTTCGGGTACGCCCTGACTCTGGATCTAGATCGCGTGCCCTTTCTCGTCTGGGATCAGCACCCATCGCCTGCCAGCCGAAACCTGGTGAGCGCATTCACCGGCTCCCGCTACTTCAAGTTGACCGGCAGCATTCGCCACTATGAGGAAGCCGTGATCGCCATCGACGAGCGTCGGGCGCAGTTCGCGCTGGTCATTCCCACGGATTTCAGCGAGCGGCTCGAAGCCGGACGGACGGCGCCGATCCAGATTCTGCTGGACGGCAGCGATGCAAACACCGCCACCCTTGTTCTCGGGTACGCCGAAGCCGTCGTCCAAGCCGCATCCGGCCGGATTGCGGTGGAAGCCACGCCACGGAAGGGCATTTCGCTGCGTTTACCCCGGCTGGAGATGCGTCCCCGGATCTGGTTCAACGAAGATATGGAGTCCCGCAATTTCATCATCCCGGGTTTGATCGCAGTGATTCTGTCGATCCTTGCCGCCCTGTTGACCTCACTGACCGTGGCCCGGGAGTGGGAAACCGGCACGATGGAGCAACTCATTTCCACACCGGTGAAGCGGATCGAAATCATTCTCGGCAAGCTGATCCCGTATTTCGTCATCGGCATGTTCGATGTGATGCTGGCGGTGGTGCTGGGCAAGTATCTGTTCCAAGTGCCTGTCCGGGGTCGGATCGAACTCATCTTCGGTTCGGCTGCACTCTTTCTGGCCGGCGCGCTCGGGGTGGGCGTGCTGATCAGCGTCATCACTCGAGCGCAACTACTCTCCAGCCAACTGGCCATGATCGTGACCTATCTGCCGGCACTCATGCTGTCGGGTTTCGTGTTCGCCATCCGCAACATGCCGGAACCCCTGCAGTGGATCACCTACGTGGTCCCCGCGCGGTATTTCGTCAGTCTGCTGAAAGGGATCTTCCTGAAAGGACTTCGGGTTGAGAATCTGTTCGTTGAACTGAGCCTGCTGGCAGTGTTCGCCTTGGCGATGCTGACGCTGAGCACGATCTGCTTGCGAAAAAGGTTGGACTAG
- a CDS encoding ABC transporter permease, with product MLERIRHMLIKEFIQVLRDPRMRGVIFLAPIFQLLVLSYAITTDIRNISLAVFDQDRTVASRQLVQRFSGSGYFVVERQLVSENEIRDMLDGSDVQIVLRIGQGYGGDIGAGRPATVQVILDGTDSNTASVILQYAGRLIADHSRQIQLEAFRRQAGSVLPAGHIDLRPRAWFNPNLESRIYYVPGFIAIIVTLVTLMLTSMAVVREKEIGTMEQLLVSPITPWEFILGKSVPFAIIAFADVILATTVGVLWFDVPVRGSLILLFLATGIYLLSTLGIGLLISTISRTQQQAMMTTFFFFMPAIMLSGFMFPIANMPEIIQWITYANPLRYFLVIIRELFLKGIGFNVLWPQLVALLVIGVTTLGFATRRFKKTMV from the coding sequence GTGCTGGAACGAATTCGCCACATGCTCATCAAGGAGTTCATCCAGGTGCTGCGCGACCCGCGCATGCGCGGCGTGATCTTCCTGGCACCGATCTTCCAGCTGCTGGTTCTGAGCTACGCCATCACGACGGACATCCGGAACATTTCGCTGGCTGTGTTTGACCAGGACCGGACGGTCGCCAGCCGGCAACTGGTGCAACGGTTTTCGGGATCCGGGTACTTCGTCGTGGAACGCCAGCTTGTGAGCGAGAATGAAATTCGGGACATGCTGGACGGATCCGACGTTCAGATCGTCCTGCGGATCGGCCAGGGCTACGGCGGAGATATCGGCGCCGGCCGACCCGCAACCGTCCAGGTGATTCTGGATGGAACCGACTCCAATACCGCCAGCGTGATCCTGCAGTACGCCGGACGTTTGATCGCCGACCACTCCCGCCAGATCCAACTCGAAGCCTTCCGCCGCCAGGCCGGATCGGTCTTGCCAGCCGGCCATATCGATCTGCGACCGCGCGCCTGGTTCAATCCGAACCTGGAGAGCCGCATTTACTACGTACCGGGTTTCATCGCCATCATCGTCACCCTGGTCACCCTGATGCTGACCAGCATGGCGGTGGTGCGGGAGAAGGAGATCGGCACCATGGAACAGCTCCTGGTGTCGCCCATCACGCCGTGGGAGTTCATTCTGGGCAAGTCGGTGCCGTTCGCCATCATCGCGTTTGCCGACGTCATCCTGGCAACCACCGTCGGCGTTCTCTGGTTCGATGTGCCGGTGCGGGGCAGCCTGATCCTGCTATTCCTGGCCACCGGCATCTACCTGCTGAGCACGCTCGGCATCGGGCTGCTCATCTCCACCATCAGCCGGACGCAGCAGCAGGCCATGATGACGACGTTTTTCTTTTTCATGCCGGCCATCATGCTGTCCGGGTTCATGTTTCCCATCGCCAACATGCCCGAAATCATCCAGTGGATCACATACGCCAATCCACTGCGCTATTTTCTGGTCATCATTCGTGAGCTTTTCCTGAAAGGTATCGGATTCAACGTGTTGTGGCCCCAGCTGGTGGCGCTGCTGGTCATCGGCGTGACGACGCTCGGGTTCGCCACCCGACGGTTTAAAAAGACCATGGTCTGA
- a CDS encoding TolC family protein: MDRFRTLLVVGCLIGVLAPVGWICGETVPESDRLTLADCVRLAIAQNPLRAASRSAVESARHGVGEARAPYYPTADFGTGFSRWQRHAFLPADLQSYIPVDVIGPTDDWFMSVYAQYVVFDSGARRAGLQAARALETSATADDEQTLRNLIAQVEQAFFQLLGVQAELDAARKSRDRAGEHLRLAQERKASGSVPLLDVLRAEVEVSNADLSIIEVENSRRIVQGNLNSLMGRPVEQQLEPVPTTDPSRDPVEIRLADAMAQAVARRPEIRSAGARIVAARAGVTQAKSAYGPRVTGDGQFGWHDDEFAPSDQEWVFGLSIRLPLFTGFANEHRLGKAKAEASRAEAQAASQELSVRREVWTAYSILQKAHAAVLTSDIQTRHAGESLRLARERYTVGASTITDLIDAQTALARAEAAQARTRWEYQAAHSEFRRVTATTVIPPDAMP, translated from the coding sequence ATGGATCGTTTCCGCACGCTGCTTGTTGTGGGTTGCCTGATCGGAGTGCTTGCACCCGTTGGCTGGATTTGCGGCGAGACGGTGCCGGAGTCTGACCGGCTCACGCTGGCTGACTGCGTCCGGCTGGCGATCGCCCAGAATCCTCTTCGGGCGGCCAGCCGATCGGCGGTTGAGTCCGCCCGGCACGGGGTCGGGGAGGCCAGGGCGCCGTATTATCCAACTGCGGACTTCGGCACCGGTTTCAGCCGTTGGCAGCGTCACGCCTTTCTGCCCGCCGACCTGCAATCGTACATCCCGGTGGACGTGATCGGCCCCACCGATGACTGGTTCATGAGCGTCTACGCCCAGTACGTGGTGTTCGACAGCGGGGCCCGGCGGGCGGGCCTGCAAGCCGCCCGGGCGCTCGAGACGTCCGCGACGGCCGACGACGAGCAGACGCTCCGCAACCTAATCGCCCAGGTGGAACAGGCGTTTTTCCAGTTGCTCGGTGTCCAGGCGGAACTCGACGCCGCCCGGAAAAGCCGGGATCGGGCCGGCGAGCATCTGCGGCTGGCCCAGGAGCGCAAGGCCTCGGGCAGCGTTCCGCTTCTCGATGTGCTTCGGGCGGAAGTGGAGGTGTCCAACGCCGACCTTTCGATCATCGAGGTCGAGAACAGCCGACGGATTGTTCAAGGGAATCTGAACTCCCTCATGGGCCGGCCGGTGGAGCAGCAGCTTGAACCGGTGCCCACCACAGATCCCAGCCGCGATCCGGTGGAGATCCGGCTGGCCGATGCGATGGCTCAGGCGGTTGCGCGCCGGCCGGAGATCCGTTCGGCTGGCGCTCGAATCGTAGCCGCCCGGGCCGGGGTGACCCAGGCGAAAAGCGCCTACGGCCCCCGGGTAACCGGGGACGGGCAGTTCGGATGGCACGACGATGAGTTCGCGCCTTCCGACCAGGAATGGGTGTTCGGGCTCAGCATTCGACTTCCGCTATTCACCGGCTTTGCCAACGAGCACCGGCTGGGGAAAGCCAAAGCCGAGGCCAGCCGGGCAGAAGCCCAGGCCGCCAGCCAGGAACTGTCTGTCCGCCGGGAAGTATGGACGGCCTACTCCATTCTGCAGAAGGCCCATGCTGCCGTGCTCACGTCGGATATACAAACTCGCCATGCGGGGGAAAGCCTGCGCTTGGCCCGGGAGCGGTACACCGTGGGCGCGAGCACCATCACAGATCTGATCGACGCGCAGACCGCACTCGCCAGGGCGGAAGCCGCCCAGGCGCGAACGAGGTGGGAATACCAGGCCGCCCACTCGGAATTTCGTCGCGTCACTGCGACCACCGTCATTCCCCCCGATGCGATGCCCTGA